A stretch of the Nicotiana tabacum cultivar K326 chromosome 6, ASM71507v2, whole genome shotgun sequence genome encodes the following:
- the LOC107819688 gene encoding HIPL1 protein-like, translating into MAPHLDGSNRVFLWNQQGKIWIATVPEDGSNGVLELDESKPFLDITDQVLFGNQYGVLGMEFHPNFVNNGRFFVSYNCDKLQHSGCSGRCSCNSEVNCDPAKLPVESGIEPCQYHTIVAEFTANGTASTHSLAEVASPLEVRRIFTMGIPDRGVHGGQILFGPADGFLYVMTGIGTHRGDPYNFAQNKRSLHGKILRIDVDQRNEAHIQGLWGNYSIPRDNPYNNDKQLAPEIWALGLRNPWRCSFDSERPSYFLCGDAGQDQYEEIDMITKGGNYGWSIYEGPYPYKPSNATKGSTFSNSKSLIFPVMGYKHSEADTTIGSASITGGYFYRSHTDPCLYGRYLYIDLYPDGIWTGTENPENSRNFTSSKIQYRCAQDSPIHCESIAEDVIPAIGYVASLGEDNKKDIHILTTTGVYRVARPSRCNYHCPKERTLANKPPPFPPVSLSGKLWDSGKLVALIISSMMLLLLNLV; encoded by the exons ATGGCTCCACACCTTGACGGCTCTAACCGTGTCTTTTTGTGGAATCAACAAGGTAAAATATGGATTGCCACTGTTCCCGAGGATGGATCTAATGGAGTGTTGGAGCTTGATGAATCCAAGCCCTTTCTAGATATAACTGATCAAGTGCTTTTTGGTAACCAATATGGGGTATTGGGAATGGAATTCCATCCtaattttgtgaataatggtCGTTTCTTCGTTTCATACAATTGTGATAAGTTGCAACATTCAGGATGTTCAGGCAGATGCTCATGCAACTCGGAAGTTAATTGTGATCCAGCAAAGCTTCCAGTAGAGAGTGGCATCGAGCCATGTCAGTATCATACTATAGTAGCAGAGTTCACAGCGAATGGTACTGCATCAACACATTCCTTG GCTGAAGTGGCTAGTCCATTAGAAGTGAGGAGGATTTTTACGATGGGAATTCCAGATAGGGGAGTTCATGGAGGGCAGATTCTATTTGGCCCTGCCGATGGGTTTTTGTATGTTATGACTGGAATTGGTACACATCGAGGGGATCCTTACAATTTTGCACAAAACAAGAGATCATTGCATGGAAAGATCTTGAGGATAGATGTGGATCAAA GAAATGAAGCGCACATTCAAGGACTTTGGGGAAACTACTCCATACCAAGAGATAATCCATACAATAATGACAAGCAATTAGCGCCTGAAATCTGGGCTTTGGGTCTTAGGAATCCTTGGCGTTGTAGTTTTGATTCAGAAAGGCCTTCCTACTTCCTATGTGGAGATGCTGGACAG GACCAGTATGAAGAGATTGATATGATAACAAAGGGTGGAAACTATGGGTGGTCCATTTATGAAGGCCCGTATCCCTACAAACCAAGCAATGCCACAAAAGGAAGCACTTTTTCTAACTCCAAGAGTCTCATATTCCCAGTCATGGGATACAAACACTCTGAAGCTGATACGACAATTGGTTCGGCGTCCATAACTGGTGGCTACTTCTATAGGTCTCACACTGATCCCTGTCTGTATGGAAG GTACTTGTACATAGACTTGTATCCAGATGGAATATGGACAGGTACTGAAAATCCTGAAAATAGTAGAAATTTCACAAGTTCAAAGATCCAATATAGGTGTGCGCAAGATTCTCCAATTCATTGTGAGTCAATTGCAGAGGATGTTATACCTGCTATCGGATATGTTGCATCCTTAGGTGAAGACAATAAAAAAGACATTCATATACTGACAACCACCGGTGTCTACAGAGTTGCACGTCCAAGCAGATGTAATTACCATTGTCCCAAAGAAAGAACTTTAGCTAATAAACCACCACCTTTTCCTCCAGTTTCCTTATCTGGAAAATTATGGGATAGTGGAAAACTCGTTGCGCTTATAATTTCTTCCATGATGCTCCTTTTGTTGAATCTTGTGTAA
- the LOC142182200 gene encoding uncharacterized protein LOC142182200, with translation MVLVNSVFDGKGYEGWRRAIIIALSAKNKLGFINGTFSEPNATSTDFKQWNRCNDMVISWILNSLSKDIAKSVFYSKTANEIWKELEVRFGQCNSAELYQLQKELSDIVQGTSDIAGYYTKVKRIWDELDTLNTCVHFTCECNCGGKSKTLKSLQDGRLIQFLMGLNDIYSAMRSNILMLTPLPSINQAYSLLIQDEKKGKFMLHNTLSGNQQTYFQKYANGEGKFKANLEGKKSNLLCNYCKKPGHSIDKCYRIIGFLSTFKFTKSKRYHGGTHSNAAIMPEENTIFSANTMVENTAGKAITQEQFSQLYQLLQQVKVQQVEQISDANASANCAGKTVNAPNLYCLSCFPYMNSTSWIIDSGASEHMTFDHSIVFNLKPLTKSLYVNLPSSYKVKGSSLKRPVVVGEVKEGLYLLNPVSLSPGLAHGNQSVFKSFLDCNNLKKDIVSH, from the exons ATGGTTCTTGTCAACTCAGTTTTTGATGGAAAAGGATATGAAGGATGGCGTAGAGCCATAATTATTGCACTCTCTGCCAAGAACAAACTTGGTTTCATCAATGGAACATTTTCTGAACCAAATGCAACTTCAACTGATTTCAAGCAGTGGAATCGTTGCAATGATATGGTTATATCATGGATTTTAAACTCTCTATCTAAGGACATAGCTAAAAGTGTCTTTTATTCTAAAACTGCaaatgagatttggaaagaactTGAAGTTAGATTCGGGCAATGTAACAGTGCTGAACTTTATCAATTACAAAAGGAGTTGAGTGATATAGTGCAGGGAACCTCTGATATAGCAGGATACTATACAAAGGTGAAAAGGATTTGGGATGAGTTAGATACCTTGAATACTTGTGTGCATTTTACATGTGAATGCAACTGTGGAGGAAAATCAAAGACTTTGAAGTCCCTTCAAGATGGCAGGCTCATCCAATTCCTCATGGGACTTAATGATATCTATTCAGCTATGAGGAGTAACATTCTAATGCTTACCCCTCTTCCTAGTATCAATCAGGCCTACTCTCTTCTCATTCAAGATGAGAAAAAAGGGAAATTCATGTTGCACAACACCCTGTCAGGAAatcaacaaacctattttcaaaaGTATGCTAATGGAGAAGGAAAATTCAAAGCAAACcttgaaggaaaaaagagtaacCTGTTGTGCAACTATTGCAAGAAACCTGGTCATTCCATTGACAAATGCTATAGAATCATTGGTTTTCTCTCCACTTTCAAGTTCACCAAATCCAAAAGATATCATGGAGGAACTCACAGCAATGCAGCAATTATGCCTGAAGAAAACACAATTTTTTCAGCAAACACAATGGTAGAAAATACAGCAGGTAAGGCAATAACTCAAGAACAGTTCAGTCAGCTTTATCAACTTCTTCAACAAGTAAAGGTGCAACAGGTTGAGCAGATTTCTGATGCAAATGCTAGTGCCAACTGTGCTGGTAAAACCGTTAATGCACCTAATCTATATTGTCTTTCTTGTTTTCCTTACATGAATTCTACCTCCTGGATAatagattcaggagcttcagaACATATGACTTTTGATCATTCCATTGTATTTAATCTGAAGCCTCTAACCAAATCTCTATACGTCAATCTGCCGAGTTCATATAAAGTTAAG GGCTCTTCACTGAAGAGGCCAGTGGTAGTTGGTGAAGTGAAAGAAGGTCTATATCTACTTAATCCAGTCTCTCTAAGTCCCGGACTAGCTCATGGAAATCAATCAGTTTTTAAGTCTTTTTTAGATTGCAACAACCTTAAGAAGGACATTGTGTCTCATTGA